A region from the Salinivibrio kushneri genome encodes:
- a CDS encoding substrate-binding periplasmic protein, with protein sequence MTRWWILMVCWLPLSGLANTLTVAYRDHTGAMSSATKAIVERVFDSVDPQIELAWIEMPLARAENALAKGIIDIDFGRTRLVYQDTPQALYPSESLFSVGYHLFGHTYVGNPQDYQRVVGVIGDQVAQMIADKYQWEMVGARSERAALNMVNSNRVQAMVAYVGVASIIEKEQLTNVRMGDNPIESIPIYFAIHQRHQALLERLDASIGKMKKSGEMAALLEKHGATY encoded by the coding sequence GTGACGAGATGGTGGATATTAATGGTTTGCTGGTTGCCGTTGAGTGGACTGGCAAACACACTCACTGTTGCATATCGCGATCATACGGGTGCAATGTCATCCGCGACCAAAGCGATCGTCGAGCGGGTTTTTGACTCGGTTGACCCACAAATCGAACTCGCTTGGATAGAAATGCCGTTAGCGCGGGCAGAGAATGCACTGGCTAAAGGGATCATTGATATTGATTTTGGACGCACGCGGTTGGTCTACCAGGACACGCCTCAGGCGCTTTATCCGAGTGAATCACTGTTTTCCGTCGGTTATCACCTGTTTGGCCATACATATGTTGGCAACCCTCAAGACTATCAACGTGTAGTGGGAGTGATTGGTGACCAAGTAGCGCAAATGATCGCGGATAAGTACCAGTGGGAAATGGTCGGTGCGAGGAGTGAGCGCGCAGCGTTGAATATGGTCAATAGCAATCGGGTACAAGCCATGGTGGCTTATGTGGGCGTGGCAAGCATTATTGAAAAAGAGCAACTAACTAATGTGCGCATGGGGGATAACCCTATCGAGTCCATCCCCATCTATTTTGCGATTCATCAGCGGCATCAGGCACTTCTTGAGCGATTGGACGCCAGCATAGGTAAAATGAAAAAGAGCGGTGAAATGGCTGCTTTACTCGAAAAACATGGCGCCACTTATTGA
- a CDS encoding TetR/AcrR family transcriptional regulator, with protein MSKRDHILAVAESLFNQFGYTAVGVDKIRDEAAVSKTSMYRHFGAKSALIEAVLQARHTRFEQGLQQAIDAHQDKDAQLTALLDWHLAWFKQDDFKGCMFMHAIGEFKSSTDSQVTAIAKAHKRKIRNMIEGIVGSEDVDTVMTLLEGLIVRAEFGELPSRASCLKILQPLSSA; from the coding sequence ATGAGCAAACGCGATCACATCTTGGCGGTGGCCGAGTCGTTATTTAATCAGTTTGGTTACACCGCAGTGGGCGTCGACAAAATCCGTGATGAAGCCGCGGTCTCAAAGACCTCAATGTACCGGCACTTTGGCGCTAAGTCGGCCTTGATTGAGGCTGTACTGCAAGCGCGCCATACAAGATTTGAACAAGGGCTGCAGCAGGCTATTGATGCGCATCAGGATAAAGATGCCCAATTGACGGCTTTACTGGATTGGCATCTGGCGTGGTTTAAACAAGACGACTTCAAAGGTTGTATGTTTATGCACGCGATTGGAGAATTTAAGAGCAGTACAGACAGCCAAGTTACAGCGATTGCCAAAGCGCATAAGCGCAAAATTCGCAATATGATTGAAGGCATTGTCGGGTCTGAGGATGTCGACACCGTGATGACGTTATTAGAGGGGCTGATCGTGCGCGCCGAATTTGGTGAGTTACCCAGTCGCGCGTCGTGTCTGAAGATATTACAGCCTCTCTCGAGTGCATAG
- a CDS encoding acetate kinase codes for MSDALVLVINSGSSSLKFALMDAQTGDAVISGAGECFGRDDARMSWKVDGEKTEKTLSAGSNHHQEAMDIIVGLIESNQLSDKLQAVGHRVVHGGETFSQATLIDDAVLGQIDALKALAPLHNPAHVVGIKAARQAFPSLPQVAVFDTAFHQTMPEKAYHYAISRQLYNDYGIRRYGFHGTSHYFVSREAAKWLNQAPEQTNVITVHLGNGASLCAVKDGQSVDTSMGFTPLAGLMMGTRCGDIDPSILEFLSKKGLSTDEIHHELIDKAGLLGVSELTNDCRGLVDAAEQGHKGAQLALEMFAYRVAKYIASYMVPLSRLDAIVFTGGIGENSLPVREMILKELAIFGYQADAEANAAARFGAAGQITTQASPLALVIPTNEELVIAQQAMAMA; via the coding sequence ATGAGTGATGCACTGGTACTCGTTATTAATTCAGGTAGCTCGTCGTTAAAGTTTGCACTGATGGATGCGCAAACTGGCGACGCGGTGATTTCCGGCGCTGGAGAATGCTTTGGGCGCGATGACGCGCGGATGAGCTGGAAAGTCGACGGCGAAAAAACTGAGAAAACCTTAAGTGCAGGAAGCAACCACCATCAAGAGGCCATGGATATCATTGTGGGCCTTATCGAAAGCAACCAATTAAGTGATAAGCTGCAGGCCGTTGGGCATCGCGTGGTACATGGTGGTGAAACCTTCAGCCAGGCCACCTTGATTGACGATGCCGTTTTGGGGCAAATTGATGCGCTAAAAGCCTTGGCGCCCTTGCATAATCCCGCGCATGTGGTGGGCATTAAAGCGGCACGCCAAGCCTTCCCAAGCTTGCCGCAAGTGGCGGTTTTCGACACCGCATTCCATCAAACCATGCCGGAAAAAGCGTATCATTACGCGATCTCGCGTCAGCTTTATAACGATTATGGTATTCGCCGCTACGGCTTCCACGGCACCAGCCACTACTTCGTGAGTCGTGAAGCGGCAAAATGGCTCAATCAAGCGCCTGAGCAAACCAACGTAATCACCGTACACCTTGGCAACGGGGCCTCTTTGTGTGCGGTCAAAGACGGTCAAAGTGTCGATACCAGCATGGGCTTTACGCCATTGGCGGGCTTAATGATGGGCACACGCTGTGGCGATATCGACCCATCTATTCTTGAGTTTCTCTCCAAAAAAGGCCTGAGTACCGATGAAATCCATCATGAACTGATCGATAAAGCCGGTTTGCTCGGCGTGTCGGAATTGACGAACGATTGTCGAGGCTTGGTCGACGCGGCAGAGCAGGGTCACAAAGGCGCACAACTAGCGCTAGAAATGTTTGCTTATCGCGTTGCGAAATACATCGCAAGTTACATGGTGCCTTTATCTCGCTTGGATGCGATTGTTTTCACAGGTGGAATTGGCGAGAACTCACTGCCAGTGCGGGAAATGATCCTAAAAGAACTCGCGATTTTCGGTTATCAAGCCGATGCCGAGGCTAACGCCGCCGCGCGTTTTGGTGCCGCAGGACAAATCACCACCCAAGCGTCACCGCTAGCACTGGTGATCCCAACCAACGAAGAGCTGGTGATCGCACAACAAGCCATGGCAATGGCCTGA
- the clcA gene encoding H(+)/Cl(-) exchange transporter ClcA codes for MKIVSKTGKKRAIFYKSSVFFDKLWSRDKTPVSILLLAVVIGFLGGVVVTLFELAIHSLSQSRTDWLDSNISSMLPLGVLAFLISAGLALVGYWLVHRFAPEAAGSGIPEVEGAMEGIRPSRWWRVIPVKFFGGLGALGSGMILGREGPSVQIGANIGRMVTDTCRIKDRNSNQTLLASGAAAGLAAAFNAPLAAIMFVVEEMRPQFRYTLISIKAVIIAAIVADIVFRYINGQEAVIVLPQYETPPLISLWFFLALGCCFGVFGVLFNFLIIRFQDFFQRFYQKSQTRIWLVGATLGGFFGLLLIYAPELTHGGINLVPDFVTLNYSISALLFIFMARTLLTVICFSSGAPGGIFAPMLALGTLLGTVYGLVVANMYPEMGIEPGMFAIAGMGALFAATVRAPITGILLVIEMTNNYYLILPLIITTLGATLVAQLLGGQPIYTELLRRKVREQKLRIENASQ; via the coding sequence ATGAAAATTGTAAGTAAAACAGGCAAGAAGAGAGCCATCTTTTACAAATCTAGTGTTTTCTTTGATAAATTATGGTCTCGCGATAAAACGCCCGTTTCTATCCTTTTACTCGCGGTAGTCATTGGCTTTTTAGGTGGCGTGGTGGTCACCCTTTTCGAACTCGCCATCCATTCACTGTCTCAATCCAGAACCGACTGGCTAGACAGCAATATCAGCTCGATGCTCCCTTTAGGCGTGCTCGCGTTTCTCATTAGCGCAGGACTCGCCTTGGTCGGCTATTGGCTTGTCCATCGTTTTGCCCCTGAAGCGGCAGGGTCTGGTATCCCAGAAGTTGAGGGCGCGATGGAAGGCATTCGCCCCTCACGGTGGTGGCGAGTTATCCCGGTGAAATTTTTTGGCGGTTTAGGCGCGTTGGGCTCGGGGATGATTCTCGGCCGCGAAGGCCCGAGTGTGCAAATTGGTGCCAATATTGGCCGAATGGTCACCGACACCTGCCGCATCAAAGACAGAAACAGTAATCAAACACTGCTGGCCTCCGGGGCCGCAGCGGGGCTGGCGGCCGCTTTTAACGCACCACTGGCGGCGATCATGTTTGTGGTTGAGGAGATGCGACCGCAATTTCGCTATACCTTGATTTCAATTAAAGCGGTAATTATCGCCGCAATTGTCGCGGACATTGTTTTTCGGTATATCAATGGCCAAGAGGCGGTGATCGTGCTGCCACAATATGAAACCCCACCGCTCATTTCTCTTTGGTTCTTTCTCGCCCTCGGTTGCTGCTTCGGCGTGTTTGGCGTGTTGTTTAACTTTTTGATTATTCGCTTTCAGGATTTTTTCCAGCGCTTTTATCAAAAAAGCCAAACACGGATCTGGCTAGTCGGTGCCACCTTAGGTGGCTTTTTTGGTCTGCTACTTATCTACGCCCCTGAGCTGACCCATGGCGGGATTAACTTGGTGCCGGACTTCGTCACCCTCAATTATTCAATCAGTGCCCTGCTGTTTATCTTTATGGCGCGCACATTACTGACAGTGATTTGCTTTAGCTCGGGTGCGCCTGGGGGCATTTTTGCGCCCATGCTGGCGCTAGGCACCTTGTTAGGCACTGTTTATGGGTTAGTGGTTGCCAATATGTACCCAGAAATGGGCATAGAGCCGGGGATGTTTGCCATTGCTGGCATGGGTGCCTTATTTGCGGCCACGGTGCGCGCGCCGATTACCGGTATTTTGTTGGTGATTGAAATGACCAACAACTATTATCTGATTTTGCCGTTAATCATCACCACCCTCGGTGCCACCTTGGTCGCACAGTTGCTGGGCGGACAACCGATTTATACAGAACTATTGCGTCGTAAAGTGCGCGAGCAAAAGCTGCGGATAGAAAACGCGTCTCAATAA
- a CDS encoding HPP family protein, whose product MKRLKGGGALPPKPTWVQLTKGLLGGFFGILTLAVLNQTTGVPWLMAPFGATCVILFAAPQSPLAQPRNVIVGHLLTASVGLAMLYGVGSESWMIALAVGLAIMLMQACRAVHPPAGANPLVIMLAGTQVVGIDYLFTPVLAGSVALVTIAAVINNLGEPHHWPVYWHGIKRG is encoded by the coding sequence ATGAAACGACTAAAAGGTGGCGGTGCGTTACCGCCTAAACCCACTTGGGTTCAACTGACAAAAGGCTTACTGGGTGGATTTTTTGGCATTCTCACCTTAGCTGTGCTGAATCAAACCACTGGCGTGCCGTGGCTGATGGCTCCCTTTGGCGCAACCTGTGTGATTTTATTTGCAGCACCTCAATCACCACTCGCGCAGCCGAGAAATGTGATTGTGGGTCACTTACTGACCGCCAGTGTGGGGTTGGCGATGCTGTATGGCGTAGGAAGTGAGAGTTGGATGATCGCACTAGCAGTTGGCCTTGCGATTATGCTGATGCAAGCCTGCCGTGCCGTTCACCCACCGGCAGGAGCGAATCCACTGGTAATCATGCTAGCGGGGACTCAGGTGGTAGGCATCGATTATTTGTTTACGCCCGTGCTCGCAGGCAGTGTCGCACTGGTAACCATTGCAGCAGTGATCAACAACCTCGGTGAACCACATCATTGGCCTGTGTATTGGCATGGGATCAAGCGGGGCTAA